A region of the Pseudoliparis swirei isolate HS2019 ecotype Mariana Trench chromosome 21, NWPU_hadal_v1, whole genome shotgun sequence genome:
TCCTTTCCAAAAGCCCAGTGATGATCACAGAACACACAGCTGCGAGGGAATGTGATTTGTCATGTAACCACAGCTGGGAATGCCTCATCCTTtcacagcttcttcttcttctaatcttAATAATGACAGGGTCCTTAGCAGCCAGCAATGTTCAAAGCAAGACAAGACatcgggaggaagaggaaggcatTCTGCTGAGAACATGAAGGAAGAACATTTTTGCTGCCGTTCAGCAGCAGAGTCCAAAGTGTGCAACAGAAAGCTTGAAGAAGTGTCCAGAACTCGGATAAATGGGTGAACGTGCAGCATGTGCATGTTACAAAGAGCATGTACATGCCGTCTTAAAATGACTGTACCTTTAAATAAACCATGAAAACCAGATTACATGACATGTACATCATTAAATACCATGTACTGACATTTTGAGACGATAAAAAACAGATTCATCAAATCAGTCATCGGGGAAAAAAATTACCTACAAAtaaagaggatgaagaagaaaaggacaTCCAAGCAAACTTGTTATTATGTTCCTAAAGAGGAAAAGTGGAGATTTCCACACGCAGTGAGACATGTCCTTACCTGATTTAAAgcatctgcttcttcttctacttctttttcttcttcttctctacctctctgctctcttctGCTTTCAACTGCAACTCCCTCATTGTCAGAATCCTGCTCACCCCTCAGCGACAAACTCCACCCACAAGAGAGTGAGatggatagggggggggggggcttcctcctcttcttgttgcTGCTGTAGGATCAGCagacagaaaagagacagaaaaaccAGAAGACAACCCATGTGAGATCAAAGCCGTGTCCAAAGTGCCCAGTGGTGTGAGGAGCAGCTTTCTCATTAGtgagcagagaggagctgaTAAAAGGCTtaggaggcgtgaggaggacACTAGGGGACCTCACGAGGCCTAGAACATGAGACATACGTAAAAACAGTTGTTGGACCTGAAGACATGAACAAACAAGGATTGTGTGAAATCAAATGAAGTCTTTGGTTATATTACATATTTGATTGTTTTATTCTCAGCCGGCGTGAACCCAGCAACGGGGGTCTGATCCAGGTACCCGGTCCCAGGAGGACTCACATAATTCTAAATCCATTACAGGTtgccctcgaaaaagagatttttaatctcaatgggattcacctggttaatTATAAGTTTAATACTATTTTTAAAACAGGTTAGACCTGCGAGTAGCTAACTGAAGATCTGCACTTTGAAATGAGTCCAATAAGCAAATTATGAAAACAtacacaactagaatgggcactcggtagagcgcataccttcgcatatcacaagattgggcattgaattatgaacattttggcattagttgcatgccaattggacaaaaatgtatcgtgctatggtaaaaaaaaagatgttgacctttccatgaccttgaccttgacctttgacccgattgatcccaaaatctaatcaaatggtccccggataataaccaatcatcccaccaaattccatgtgattcaagaagatttgacctgttcatgacctttgaccttgacctttgacccgatcgatcccaaaatcgaatcaactggtccccggataataaacaatcatcccaccaaattgcatgcgtttcggttcaatactttttgagttttgcgaataacacgcatacaaataaataaataaataaatacacggcgatcaaaacataaccttccggcattttcaatgcgaaggtaaacatacAGATGACATACAAGACAAGACGAGGCCACACATTAGGATTGCATATTCTTGCCCTGCTGTTAGTTAGTTGTTGGCGTTTTGTTATATAACAATGTAAATGTTGTGTGGCTCCAGTAGTAGAAGTGAAATGCTGCCCCCTATGGGTTTGGAGCTTGTGACCAGATATCTCACATTACACCTCAAGAATATACTTCACGGAAATTATTATTTTGGCATGAAAGTTGTTGAGAAGAGTGAAGTCCCAAgcagaaaataaaatgtcaaataaatgccttgcatcaacagggccatggaggcaggaccaaagaggtcggcctttgaggcaggaggcacagagaaggaggcaggaggcacagaaaAGGAGGATAGGTCTaggccagaggctggatgcaggaagcaggggcaatgAGTTAGGACCAGTTTcaaacacagccaggtccaatggacacACTGCTCTAACCCTCATTGCTAATAAATAGCTAGCTAATGAAAcccctgtgagatgtctcctCCAGGCCAATGAATCTCATGGAGCAGGGCAGGATGTACCACTTTaacatattattcatatttacaaccaaaaataaataactgagtAATAATTAACAACTCACTcactaataacacacacaaaaaacacacactggaacacaggcacgtgcacagacattttggggggcaggtgctcatgtcggggcgaaattctcacaagaatatatgaataaggtaaataaaattggtccaagcacagaaccttgtggaactccgtgattaacgttggtggttatcgaggcttcatcgtttacaaatacaaattgtgatcgatctgatgaataggatttaaaccaacttagtgccgtgcctgaaatgccaatcgactgctccagtctctgtaacaggatgtcatggtcaatggtgtcgaatgcagcactaaggtctaactagaccaggacagagaggagtcctttatctgctgccattaagaggtcatttgtaattttcaccagtgccgtctcggtgctgtggtgttttctaaatcctgactgaaactcctcaaataaactattatgatgtagaaagtcacacaactgatttgcgaccactttctcaaggatcttggagaggaaggggaggttagagatcggtctggatccagagtgggcttcttcaggagaggtttaataacagccaccttgaaggagtgtggtacgtggcctgttagcagagacacattgataatatctaatagagagctgccaattaaaggcaaaacgtctttaagcagcctcgtcgggatggggtccaagagacaggtagacgtgttcgaagtagaaaccgttgaagataattggtcacggttgatgggagaaaagccatccaaatatacaccagggcatacagcggtttccaaggccattccacttgaggacagattggcactggttaagggcaagagattattaatcttgtccctaatagttaaaatcttttcattaaagaagttcatgaagtcattaccactgaggtctataggaatactcgactccacagagctgtgactctctgtcagcctggctacagtgctgaagagaaacctggggttgttcttatttttctctattactgatgagtaataggctgctctggcattacggagggccttcttataagttttaagactatctcgccaaactaagcgggattcttccagattagttgaacgccatatgctttcaagctttcgtgacatttgcttcagtttgcgggtctgagggttataccagggagcaaacctcctcttcctcactgccttcttcttcagaggggctatcgagtccagtgtcattctcagagagcctgtggcactgtcaacaagatgatcaatctgggacggactaaagttagaccaggagtcctctgttatattgagacggtgtacactccggtagtaaaaactcaaaagttatgaggttatggtctgacagaagaggattctgtgggaagaccttcaaatgctcaatgtcaacgccataagtaagaacaagatcaagcgtgtggccaaagctgtgagtgggtttctgtactctctggcagaagccaatcgagtccaacaatgagatgaatgcagcactaaggcaatcattatcaacatccacatggatattaaaatctcctacaataataactttatcagttttaagaaccaaacttgatataaattctgaaaattcagatataaactctgaatatggacttGGTGGCCGGTAcaaaatcacaaatagaattggctgtagtgttttccaggttggatgtgaaagactaagaacaaggctttcaaatgagtcaaATAACGTTAGTCTCCCTCCAGTTGAGCTCCGTCACAGGTTTACTCGTGACGGATCACCACAGAGATGCAGAGGATGACCGGGAGCACAACAAAGCCATTTTGGAAATGCTACATATCAATAAAGTGTCCGCGGGTCCTCAGGCTAAGCCTCATCCCTACATGAGGGGGATCTATCAGCGGCTGGACTCACTGGAGGCTCAAGACTTTAGCAGTTCGGATGGAACACTGGTGCAGAGCTTTAGGAGTGTAGCTGGTGAGgatttgaaatgttttaaatgtgttctcttttttcttcatgtAACTACAACTCCTGTACATAGTTGTATTGAAACCAATGCAATCACGTGAGGCAATGTTTTATATTGAATTTTTCTTGCATCAAAAGAATAAAGGAACAAGGCAGCCTTAGCCGTGTTCCAGCGATGACGTCATTGCAACCTGGAAGTTTTCCATCAGCAAAACACCTGCTGGAACATCACTAATTGGGTTTTGGCAATATGTGCAGAATGCTTAAAACCTACCAAATATGAAGCTCATAATGTGACACTAGATACTGTATGACATACAGAACAGGCTGTAAACATAACATTCAATATTACAACACTGTATAGAGTTGTGGCGAACATGTTAACAAACAGATGCGTGTTCATACAAGCAGCAGACACATTATAACTCTTCTGGCATATTGTTTGTGTCCATCTCATGAATGTAAGTCCAATGTTCACTCTACTTCTAGCtccgttttggtctccaccaactcctgagaaATATACCTGGTTCCTAACAGCTGCTAGCAGTGAgctaaaaggggaaaaacacGAAGAAAATTTAATATCCttcgtgctgctgctgcaaacAGCACCACTCATACTACAGTCATTTGATCCattgaaaagataaaaatgtTCCCCATTTGTTTCTAAACGTGTTTCCGCACCAGTTTAGGCAAGATCAGAAACTTGTTTACCAATAATTGCTGCCTCTATTTCTGTAACACTGTGGGATAAAATGACATCATAACAACTCTCAAATCCCAAATCCCAAAAGAAGAATTGTGGCTAGCGGCTGGCGGCTGGCGGCTAGCTACAAGAGAGGAGCACATGGCAGGTGGCTTTAGGAAAAACATGGTGCCTCGTTAGACGTTACTCCATGTCTTTAAGTTGCATGTAGTTGAATGTTAGTACTCTGAATGTCATATAGAGGAGAACCTTTAAAGAGCAACAACACAGTGGTATGATCCTTTCAAAAAGCCTTGTATTGCAGTAACTTGTCTTTGTATTCCTCGGATATCCCAGGTCCACATGAAGCTCCCCAGGATGGATCTGGTTCAATGTGAGCGGCCGGACCCCCTCCATGCTGGGTGCGGAGCTGGCTCTGTACAGGAAGACCCTGAGCCCCGATCCCATCAGTGTGACTGTCGCCCTGCACAGTGTCACAGCTTCACAGGGGGCTCCGGTGGGAAATGCTGCCCTGGAGGAGAGACTGTTGACCCTGGATCAGCGACCCTCATCTGGGTAcgatgtgtttattttatttatttattttaaattaaattttattataaaacaaaagacaatacatagacataacacctagaggacaataaacaatgcagacgacaaaacaatggacataacatcataaagtcaatatttttggagaaaaaaagaaaaagaaaaaaaaacaacaacaacaaaaaataaaaataaaaatatgatgTGTTTGATGTGTCAGCTGCTCTGCCTTTGAAGCCTTTGGAGGTGGTGGGCTTTCAGCTGCATTATACAGACGAGAGTGGGAGTCTGGTCCTTCACAAAGCCCTAACACAGTCTCTACTGTGTGGACAGAGGCTCCCTGAGTGGACCCCTACTGGTGCTCTACCAGTCACACCCCCTGCACATCTAACATGGCACCAAgtcttttttattaaaacatatCCAATCCATCTCTGATATGGTGGATGTAtatctatagagcgtattcacgtgacgtcagaatctcaatcgcgccatcttggggtcccacttattaaatgtcagaagaagttgacctggctatcgtgtccgctgtttgattatgcgagagcccagcaacctcatgtccttctgcattaccaaagaaagatttcagcggttggaattgaatatttgcaacgcttttttacctgattttactcgctcaacactgtggttaattcgctagttaccagcacatagcccggtcacattcctgtaaaacagttttcatttccgctatcgaccatgggacattaacaactatttctgcgttatacttgttgtggaaataccacacatgtgggaacatcaagcgccccgtgtctgggttcatatatgatccgtagtcgcacagctccgcctccaggacgagtgtctgatgaagccgcttccagctccttcaggaccagcagtgcctagctggccgtgctgagtgctgttcccatggagccagtgttttattttaccttgaaatgaatcacagagtaaaggcagacatcgcccgacggagttgccatgttcacggcttcctcccaagtttccatccacagttccttttgcgcaagtgaaagacattgattttcgcttgGCGAAAAAAGctaaaagagattattgacgtgagtgtgtcaatggaaacgtgcccacaacccgatgtgtcaacagaaacacatgagaacagtcctaacgctcatacgccgagtgaagccgaagtagatgcatgacaagttgaagtaatagcctcttgttgagctgataaacccatattctgaatcattagtcccacatccaacaatgaggcacaggaccataatcacaaggcacaccgctttgaactgaaatcgtgtctccttcaggatataatggtcatttctaagggaagagcggcataaaacaagcaaaacaatgccgtggtgggaccccaacatggccgccagagtttgttgtggtcacgtgagtgaatacgctctatatttttgtttttttaatactctACTTGTAATGGGGATTATAGATGTATGTTCGATTGAATGATGTAAGAATTTCCTTAAAGTAACAAGAACTGAACCGGATCAGATCTTAATTTGATTCACACGCTTCTGTTTTGAAAGTTTCCACCGGAAATCTTAGAGCTGATGTGTCTGACTTGGTTGAGACGTCAATTTGACAATCACGGGAGCTTACTGCCCTCCAGTGGACTCAGCAAGCAACTGCAACACAACactatattgttttgttttctgaatATGTAATTTGATATAAATATGACATATAGCACCATCCCTACTTCCCAGTCCGGCTAGCTTTGGAGAAGAAAATACATCTTGGATAGCAAGACCACCagaaacattcaattcaattcagtttattttagcccaatatcacaaattacaaattatcctcagagggctttaataATCTGAACACATTCGACATCCCTTacctttgacctcatatcggttcaggaaaaactcgcaagaaatagaaaaaaactctttcatgggaaaaaaatgaaagaaacctTCACATTGCATTTGTATTTTGAGCACTTTCTTTCTTCAAATGAAATGTACAATTTCAGGGCACTCTGCTTGGAGCACATCATTCACATGGCTTATATATAGGTGACAGGGTCGCTTTCAGAGCTGCTATCGTAACCAGGGCGAAGGGATGGCGTTGAGGGGTTAAAGGTGACGAGATGTCAGCTCacaggggatgtgtgtgtgtgagtggaataAACGGTCACAGATGTGTGAAGCCAACAGATCAAACTTGTCTATTGTGTTCATTCCTGTGCTCACacacaatcaatcaatcacGTTCTGATTATTTGTGTTATGTGTTACTTGTAGCTCATTATTGATCTCCACCTCACTTGCCATATATTTgaaccaaaaatatctgatttGACACGGAATGACCCAAACTGTAAAATCTTACTGTTAGCTTGTGGTCaccaacaaagaaaaaaaatcacattcttGATACCAGACAATTAACATTAGGAACTCAAATTGATGTTgtggttgatgatgatgatgatgatgatgatgatgatgatgatgatgatgatgatagggCTGTAGCTACCTTAAAGATACCAAGTGAGGTTTTTATTAATATGTCataatcatttttatttaatttcgtaaacatttataaaataatgaCTTACATAGGTTTGTATTCTACAATTAGATGcaaattcatattttttactattttaaGGGGTTGAAAACGAAGCGGCTTAAAGATTAATAAGTGACGTtaaagtctaaataaaattctgaactgttattttgtattattatattattattattatcattattattattattattattattattacgtagCCGTATCTCTTTTATCATTAGTAGGCTACGTCATCCGGGACACAGGAAGCGGCCCGTCTTTCCTATAATACGATTGGTTGCATCCTCAGTCTCTCCAGCGTTtgtctcagccaatcagcgacGACCTCCCGCAGTAGCGGAACGCCTCCATCGGGCGCAATTCGCCCAGAAAACAgcggattcttttttttattattctgcgGTTTAACCGCATTACCGGCCGCTTTTGGTATCTCCCCGCGACTCGGTGTGTGCACGCGCCCCGGACCCCCGTCCCGACATGCTCCCGATGCGGATCCGGAGCCGGCTGTGAGATCCTTTTGAAGCGGAACGAGTGGGAATGACTCCCCGGAGCGCTGAACCTGTTCCCCCCCGCACACAAAGCCTGTGAAGCAGGCCGTGTGTTTTTCTCCCCCCTCACGCGCCGATGATGCTCCAACATGTCGGGGAATCAGTACAAAGGCAACGAAGTCAGCTGCTGCATCAAATACTTCATCTTCGGGTTCAACATCCTGTTCTGGGTGAGACGCTTTATTATGTATTGGCCTGCGCCTTTCTCGGGTTAGTTCGGCTATTATCGGGTCCACCGGCCAATGGGGACGAAGGCCCGAGCATCACCTTCATATTCCTATGGAGTCGGTCGGTGCACGCGCGCCTCATTGCGGTTATATCGGTGCTTTGAAGCGGCTGCAGAGTCTCGCGCACAGCTAATCGGCTTTTAGTAGCCAGCGGAGGAATGACGACTCAGCCTCGGCTTATCATTCAGATCAAACTCACGCCAACGGCTCAATCCGTGACGTCACATGTCTCGAGAAGTGACGTCATTGGCGTCAAGCGCACACGGTAGACGGCAGACAGACTGAAGGAATGTTATAACGGGTTTTAAGCCACGGTGAGACGTTCAGGTGAATATATTTGTGCGCGTAAATTCGGGCTGCGATGACCAGTTGTTTTCCTCACCGGCTCAAGGGAAGAACAATACTGCCAGAGTATAATGTCACACTGtcacaacaaaagaaaagcagTGAGTCTTTATGCAGTTTTACTTGAAAATGTCTTCCTTAAAGAATTCATAATCAGACGTGAGCAACTTTGATTTAATTATACTTTAAAAATGCAACTCACAATCATTTCCATGATTGATTAATTTCATGATGGACCAATAAATTGGATGGTCAATAACACAACACATCAGGAAACAGTGACAAAgatccacaacaacaacagagctcAAGCTTCCCGTTTTACCCAAAGATTTGAATGCAGCATCCTGAAAGACCAATAACAGCAGCTTCCCTTTTGAACCGTCACAGTGGGCCTGATATTCCTCTCAAAGTACAAAGGGTTGATGAAGGTGAACAACGATTGGAGGGTGAGAGGatgaataaatacactctcGGCGAATCACATCGCTGCTCTCTTTGCTCTGAAACAGCTGAGCC
Encoded here:
- the LOC130212177 gene encoding LOW QUALITY PROTEIN: uncharacterized protein LOC130212177 (The sequence of the model RefSeq protein was modified relative to this genomic sequence to represent the inferred CDS: inserted 2 bases in 1 codon), with the protein product MDLVAGLLVTDHHRDAEDDREHNKAILEMLHINKVSAGPQAKPHPYMRGIYQRLDSLEAQDFSSSDGTLVQSFRSFSSPGWIWFNVSGRTPSMLGAELALYRKTLSPDPISVTVALHSVTASQGAPVGNAALEERLLTLDQRPSSGYDVFDVSAALPLKPLEVVGFQLHYTDESGSLVLHKALTQXLYCVDRGSLSGPLLVLYQSHPLHI